From a region of the Neobacillus niacini genome:
- a CDS encoding peptidoglycan DD-metalloendopeptidase family protein, with product MRDYIRRLLIAAIMALCVSLLFLGGKQTEASMQDSQEIRAGWIWPTDGVVSDTYGTRHGTHKGIDIAGSLNSPIVAVEDGVVGKSYYSKTYGNVVFINHPNNFVTVYAHLNNRLVNEGQEIKQGDRIGTMGRTGESTGVHLHFESHQIEWTYDKKNAIDPERLLGNAEVGVAVKGGMEGTSESLTASTNVKGHSAHYIVQAGDTLSSIALKSNLSVAKLKEVNQLKSDLILPEQVLVIQN from the coding sequence ATGCGAGACTACATAAGGCGGCTTTTAATCGCCGCAATTATGGCGCTTTGTGTCAGTTTATTATTTTTAGGAGGTAAACAGACGGAAGCGAGTATGCAGGATTCACAAGAAATAAGAGCTGGATGGATATGGCCCACGGATGGTGTCGTATCTGATACATATGGGACAAGGCATGGAACACATAAAGGAATTGATATAGCTGGGAGTCTTAACTCACCTATAGTGGCTGTAGAGGATGGCGTAGTAGGTAAATCCTATTATTCGAAAACGTATGGGAATGTGGTCTTTATTAATCACCCAAATAATTTTGTTACTGTATATGCTCACTTAAATAATCGACTTGTAAATGAGGGACAAGAGATTAAACAGGGTGATAGAATTGGAACAATGGGGAGAACGGGTGAATCCACTGGTGTTCATCTCCATTTTGAGAGTCATCAAATTGAATGGACGTATGATAAGAAAAATGCTATTGATCCTGAAAGACTGCTTGGGAATGCTGAGGTAGGTGTGGCAGTTAAAGGTGGAATGGAAGGAACTTCTGAAAGTCTAACAGCTAGTACAAACGTGAAAGGTCACAGTGCCCATTATATTGTACAAGCAGGAGACACCTTATCATCCATTGCTCTAAAAAGCAACCTATCAGTTGCAAAACTAAAAGAAGTCAACCAGTTAAAATCAGACCTCATCTTGCCTGAACAGGTTTTAGTAATCCAGAACTAA
- a CDS encoding ECF transporter S component, translated as MSVKAIVSIGMLSSIAYLLMLINFPLPPFPNFLFIDFSDIPALIAALIFGPVAGILVEFFKNALNYLATGSTTGIPVGHIANFLAGILFVLPTFYVYNKMKTRKGMTLALIVGTLIMAIMMSVLNYLFILPAYTSLLQFPDMRNLVVPAILPFNIIKGLIMSSIFMLLFLRMQSWINKLTIVKSA; from the coding sequence ATGAGTGTCAAAGCAATTGTATCAATCGGAATGCTGAGCAGTATCGCATATCTTTTAATGCTGATAAACTTCCCGCTCCCGCCATTCCCAAATTTCTTATTTATCGATTTTAGCGATATCCCAGCATTAATCGCAGCTTTAATTTTTGGACCTGTTGCAGGAATTTTAGTCGAGTTTTTCAAAAATGCGCTTAATTATTTAGCTACTGGAAGTACAACTGGAATTCCGGTTGGGCATATTGCCAATTTTTTAGCTGGTATTTTGTTTGTGTTGCCTACTTTCTATGTTTACAACAAAATGAAAACCAGAAAAGGAATGACGCTTGCACTCATTGTTGGAACACTTATTATGGCGATAATGATGAGCGTTTTAAATTACTTGTTTATTTTACCGGCGTATACTTCGCTCTTGCAGTTCCCTGACATGCGTAATTTAGTCGTACCAGCTATCTTACCATTTAATATCATAAAAGGTTTAATTATGTCTTCAATATTTATGCTGTTATTCCTTCGGATGCAGTCATGGATTAATAAATTAACAATCGTAAAGAGTGCTTAA
- a CDS encoding IS3 family transposase (programmed frameshift): protein MAKKGQEFKSYTDEFKIQAVMKYINGNKSYAVLAEELGIKNCTQLKVWVRKWKDGEQFDTRVGATNPFKGRPRTIFKSVEEERDYLKAQVDYLKKQLSKSGKGGEEITQQIKYEIIDELKDTHRITWLLEIAYVKPASYYKWRATQKDRAERAKQDQDIREHMMGIHLLHPEFGYPRMTTWLNENDYSINHKKVYRLMKEMEIQAIIRKKRKRHGHTPSVIQPNRLNRKFEALAPNQKMVTDITYVSDGKQFYYLSVIQDLFNNEVVAWELSRRNDLELVLNTVSQWTSKKDVAEAVVHSDQGFQYTSKLYNKRLEEYGVKGSHSRKGNCLDNACIESFFSHLKTEKLYIEQCKTEDEIRQAIEDYIYHYNYKRFQKKLNQRAPVEYRHALVA, encoded by the exons ATGGCTAAAAAGGGACAAGAATTTAAGAGTTATACTGATGAATTTAAGATACAAGCAGTTATGAAGTATATCAATGGAAATAAAAGTTATGCGGTTTTAGCTGAAGAACTTGGCATTAAAAATTGTACTCAACTTAAAGTTTGGGTTAGGAAGTGGAAAGATGGGGAACAGTTTGATACAAGAGTTGGAGCTACTAATCCATTCAAAGGTAGGCCACGAACCATATTTAAATCCGTCGAAGAAGAAAGAGATTATTTGAAAGCGCAGGTGGATTATTTAAAAAAGCAGT TATCCAAATCTGGTAAAGGAGGAGAGGAAATCACTCAACAAATCAAATATGAGATCATTGATGAATTAAAAGATACCCATCGTATTACCTGGTTGTTAGAGATCGCTTATGTTAAGCCAGCTAGTTACTATAAGTGGAGGGCTACTCAGAAAGATAGAGCAGAAAGAGCCAAACAAGATCAGGATATAAGAGAACACATGATGGGGATTCATTTACTTCATCCTGAATTTGGATACCCTCGTATGACCACTTGGTTAAATGAAAACGATTATTCAATTAATCATAAAAAGGTATACCGTCTTATGAAGGAAATGGAAATTCAAGCTATCATACGCAAAAAGAGGAAACGACATGGACACACACCTTCTGTGATACAACCTAATCGTCTTAATAGAAAATTCGAGGCATTAGCTCCTAATCAAAAGATGGTTACGGATATTACATACGTTTCGGATGGTAAGCAATTTTATTATTTATCGGTCATTCAAGACTTGTTTAATAATGAAGTTGTAGCATGGGAGTTATCAAGAAGAAATGATCTTGAACTTGTCTTAAATACTGTTTCTCAATGGACAAGCAAAAAAGACGTAGCTGAAGCCGTTGTACATTCAGATCAAGGCTTTCAGTATACGTCTAAGCTATACAACAAACGACTAGAAGAATACGGCGTAAAGGGCAGCCACTCTCGCAAAGGAAACTGCCTGGATAACGCCTGCATCGAATCCTTCTTTTCGCACCTTAAAACAGAGAAGTTGTATATAGAACAGTGTAAAACAGAAGATGAGATTAGACAAGCAATCGAAGATTACATCTACCACTATAATTACAAACGTTTTCAGAAGAAACTAAACCAACGCGCGCCAGTTGAATACCGACACGCGTTAGTCGCATAG
- a CDS encoding ferredoxin, giving the protein MAKYTIVDKETCIACGACGAAAPDIYDYDDEGIAFVTLDDNEGIVEIPDVLIDDMMDAFEGCPTDSIKVADEPFEGNATKFE; this is encoded by the coding sequence ATGGCAAAGTATACGATTGTTGACAAAGAAACTTGCATTGCATGCGGAGCATGTGGCGCAGCAGCACCAGACATTTACGATTATGATGATGAGGGTATTGCATTTGTAACTCTTGATGATAATGAGGGTATTGTTGAAATCCCTGATGTTTTAATTGATGATATGATGGATGCTTTCGAAGGCTGTCCAACAGATTCAATTAAAGTTGCTGATGAACCATTTGAAGGCAACGCAACTAAATTCGAATAA
- a CDS encoding helix-turn-helix domain-containing protein, with product MCRIENILLYCLKQLNGERTIYSIYHLLNGKKSSQTLQDAHLFSLKRYFRILEPLTRESFDEIFNKLLENKLVEPCGEQRFLLTSAGEDYLLNNEQPYYVNGWRYQPFTLLVWERLSLLVQVTSNFTFHETKYIPIQKNVDVHNWLKGFLKSTSVPKQELGRSLFSELVEILELARDVNPKVLIFRLTGYKQIGLTSSQIAKKLNIDSLQIHLEFINTIHCLLHFVENDPSRFKVLSSLLANLDQNDSLTLSARKTLVLLNQGFTAEEIASIRNLKISTIEDHLVEFALNVKDFSINSYVNEEIQHQILEISKRESTRQLKVIRNTLKTASYFQIRLVLAKYGDR from the coding sequence ATGTGTAGAATTGAAAACATTTTGTTATATTGTTTAAAACAATTAAATGGTGAACGAACAATTTATTCCATCTATCATCTGTTAAATGGAAAAAAATCATCACAAACACTTCAGGATGCACATTTATTTTCACTAAAAAGGTACTTTCGGATTCTTGAACCGTTAACGCGTGAATCCTTTGATGAGATTTTCAACAAGTTACTTGAAAATAAACTGGTTGAACCATGTGGGGAACAAAGATTTCTACTTACCTCAGCTGGGGAAGATTATTTATTAAATAATGAACAGCCATATTATGTGAATGGATGGCGATATCAACCCTTTACCTTATTAGTTTGGGAAAGACTCTCGCTGTTAGTACAAGTAACTTCAAATTTTACATTCCATGAAACCAAATATATCCCAATTCAAAAAAATGTTGATGTTCATAACTGGTTAAAGGGGTTTCTAAAGTCTACCTCTGTACCAAAGCAAGAGCTTGGAAGATCCCTTTTTTCGGAATTGGTTGAAATTCTTGAACTTGCCAGAGATGTAAATCCAAAGGTTTTAATATTTCGATTAACTGGATACAAGCAGATTGGGTTGACATCTTCTCAAATTGCGAAAAAATTAAATATCGATTCATTACAGATTCATCTGGAATTTATTAATACAATTCATTGTTTACTTCATTTTGTTGAAAATGATCCTTCTCGATTTAAAGTATTATCATCGCTGCTTGCTAATTTAGACCAAAACGATTCTTTAACACTTTCGGCTCGTAAAACCCTTGTACTTCTCAATCAAGGATTTACTGCGGAGGAAATCGCAAGCATTCGGAATTTAAAAATAAGTACGATTGAAGACCACCTTGTAGAGTTTGCTTTGAATGTTAAGGATTTTTCCATTAACTCGTATGTAAATGAAGAAATTCAGCATCAGATTCTAGAAATTTCAAAGCGAGAATCTACTAGGCAGTTAAAGGTAATTAGGAACACACTAAAAACAGCTTCCTACTTTCAAATCAGACTCGTTCTTGCAAAGTATGGTGATAGATAA
- a CDS encoding RecQ family ATP-dependent DNA helicase, with the protein MELENLLNKYFGYKTFKTGQKEVISSLLGGNHTIAMLPTGTGKSLCYQLPGYCLDGQIIIISPLLSLMQDQVEQLMKFGEKRVIALNSFLDAEKRGYVLRNLTKYKYIFVSPEMLSLPIIMKRLQALSVSLFVVDEAHCISQWGFDFRPEYSKLGEYRKQLGNPLTLALTATATKKVREDIIQSLDLQNYTKIESTIDRPNIVFYIEEVPNYYDKQSRLLELVCQLQKPGIIYFSSKKIAEQMASLLAEKGISRAMAYHGGLDQEQRILIQQQFIHGQLDVICATSAFGMGVNKENIRFVIHYHMPMQMESYLQEIGRAGRDGEESIAILLYSPGDEQLPVQLAESELPSELQIDWLFSYFPKEENLIDHFLEMNQHLREDGGFSEVQWRIIQDFIKKPLEIYSLEHLKQGLKDFVNDRLKVKKGSIHYLKKWIKSESCRRELILDYFDEEPGKGRNQNCCDVCGIQFEQYHAQAGIQSYPVKDETWKDYLANILLNGEMSK; encoded by the coding sequence ATGGAATTAGAAAATCTTCTGAATAAGTATTTTGGATACAAAACCTTTAAAACGGGGCAAAAGGAAGTTATTTCTTCTCTGCTAGGAGGAAACCACACGATTGCAATGCTCCCAACAGGCACTGGTAAGTCCTTATGCTACCAACTCCCTGGATATTGTCTGGATGGTCAAATTATAATCATTTCCCCTCTGTTATCCTTAATGCAGGACCAGGTGGAACAATTAATGAAATTTGGAGAGAAAAGGGTCATTGCATTGAATTCTTTCCTTGACGCTGAGAAGAGAGGCTATGTATTACGTAATTTAACAAAATACAAATATATTTTCGTCTCGCCCGAGATGTTAAGCTTACCTATTATAATGAAAAGATTACAGGCGCTTTCTGTATCATTATTTGTAGTAGATGAGGCACATTGTATTTCACAGTGGGGCTTCGACTTTCGCCCAGAATATTCGAAGTTAGGAGAATACCGGAAGCAATTGGGGAATCCCCTAACTCTCGCTTTAACAGCAACGGCGACCAAAAAAGTAAGAGAGGATATTATTCAATCTCTCGACTTACAGAATTATACCAAGATTGAATCAACGATAGACAGACCTAATATCGTCTTTTATATTGAAGAAGTACCTAACTATTATGATAAACAATCACGATTGTTAGAATTAGTGTGTCAACTTCAGAAACCAGGAATCATTTATTTTTCAAGTAAGAAAATTGCTGAACAAATGGCTTCGCTATTAGCGGAGAAAGGGATATCAAGAGCCATGGCTTACCATGGAGGCTTAGACCAGGAACAAAGAATCTTAATACAACAACAATTTATTCATGGGCAACTGGATGTAATCTGTGCAACGAGTGCTTTTGGCATGGGAGTTAATAAGGAAAATATTCGATTTGTTATTCATTACCATATGCCAATGCAAATGGAATCCTACCTGCAGGAGATTGGTAGAGCTGGACGCGATGGTGAGGAAAGTATTGCGATTTTACTATATTCTCCAGGAGATGAACAGCTTCCTGTACAGCTGGCGGAAAGTGAATTGCCGTCAGAGCTGCAAATTGACTGGCTATTTTCATATTTTCCCAAGGAAGAAAATCTGATTGACCATTTTCTTGAAATGAATCAACATTTAAGAGAAGATGGGGGGTTCTCAGAGGTTCAGTGGCGTATAATTCAGGATTTTATAAAAAAGCCTCTAGAAATTTACTCTCTAGAACATTTAAAACAGGGCTTAAAGGATTTTGTTAATGATAGATTAAAGGTTAAAAAGGGCAGTATACATTATTTAAAGAAGTGGATTAAATCCGAATCGTGTAGAAGAGAATTAATTCTAGATTATTTTGACGAAGAGCCAGGTAAAGGAAGAAATCAGAATTGCTGCGATGTTTGTGGAATTCAGTTTGAACAATACCACGCACAAGCTGGCATTCAAAGCTATCCTGTTAAGGATGAAACTTGGAAGGATTATCTAGCAAATATTCTACTAAATGGTGAGATGAGTAAATGA
- a CDS encoding CPBP family intramembrane glutamic endopeptidase gives MKNKYNELIKGLTDKELLSHLYLTQIVLLGITFILGILLFDHFSYLRSIDFSDVRILLIGVSAGAAVVIVDIILMKLLPKSFYDDGGLNERIFKNRSVLHIAWIAALVAFSEELLFRGVIQTKVGLILASLIFAIIHYRYLFNWFLFSNIVILSFFIGSVYEWSNNLALTMIMHFTIDFLLGLYIKYKHTIDVDEQEGLLHE, from the coding sequence ATGAAAAATAAATATAATGAACTAATTAAAGGATTAACTGATAAAGAACTGCTCTCTCATCTATATTTGACCCAAATCGTACTGCTTGGCATTACTTTTATTTTAGGCATTCTATTATTTGATCACTTTTCATATTTGCGAAGTATTGATTTTTCTGATGTGAGAATTTTGTTAATTGGCGTTTCAGCAGGTGCAGCTGTAGTCATTGTAGATATTATATTAATGAAATTACTCCCTAAGTCTTTTTATGACGATGGAGGTTTGAACGAAAGAATTTTTAAGAATAGAAGTGTGCTCCATATAGCGTGGATTGCAGCATTAGTTGCATTCAGTGAAGAGCTGCTTTTTCGTGGGGTAATCCAAACGAAGGTTGGATTAATTCTTGCAAGTCTTATTTTTGCAATCATACATTATCGATACCTTTTTAATTGGTTTTTATTTTCTAATATTGTCATCCTTAGTTTTTTTATTGGCTCCGTTTATGAATGGAGTAACAATTTAGCTCTTACGATGATCATGCATTTTACAATTGATTTTTTATTAGGGCTATATATTAAATATAAACACACCATAGATGTTGATGAACAGGAG